DNA from Leishmania braziliensis MHOM/BR/75/M2904 complete genome, chromosome 21:
AGAAGGCCTCCCGCAAGAGTGGCTCCAGGTCCACCAAGGCTGGCTTGATCTTCCCTGTGGGCCGCGTCGGCTCGCTCTTGCGCCGTGGACAGTATGCTCGCCGCATCGGTGCCTCTGGCGCCGTGTACATGGCCGCCGTGGTGGAGTACCTGactgcggagctgctggagctgtcCGTgaaggctgctgcgcagAGCCCGAAGAAGCCGCACCGCCTGACCCCTCGCATCATGATGACGGCCGTGCGCCACGACGAGGACCTTAActcgctgctgaagcacgTGACCctgtcgcgcagcggcgttgtGCCGAGCCTCCACAAGGCGATcacgaagaagaagggcggcAAGAAGAGCAAGGCGACGCCGAGCGCGTAAGCCTCATGCTTGCCggcgggaggggtggagcacgcggctgtgtgtgtgtgccctcgCTGGAGCAGGTGCTGAGGCGCATTATGCTTCCATAGAGACACTTGTTTTTCCCCATGTGGCTTCTCAGATGACCACTTgactctctcttcctctgttttCCTGTATGttgtcttctcctccgcacGGGGTATGAGTCAGGGTAGGCTCGGACCAAACCCACATCACCACGATGAGCCGCGGCTCTCTCGGTTTGACCGGGGCAGGCTTTCGCCCAGGAGCGCTCTCGAGCTCTGTTCCACATGAGTTGAATGATGCGCTGCGCGCACGacagacgctgcagcagcactgcttcTTGCGGCTACTGAGTCCGCCTATCTCGCTGCCTCTGACGTGCTTGGTCTGCacctcaccacctcctcttcactcctctctcccctcggCCACTACGTCGGTCCTCTCGTGCGACTGTGGTGCAGTTCGctgtctcccccccctctccctcacacgCTCATACGCCTATACAGCActcgtgcgcgccgccacaccaGCCCCCTTCTcgttcctctccctctccagccATGGCCACTCCTCGCAGCGCCAAGAAGGCCTCCCGCAAGAGTAGCTCCAGGTCCACCAAGGCTGGCTTGATCTTCCCTGTGGGCCGCGTCGGCTCGCTCTTGCGCCGTGGACAGTATGCTCGCCGCATCGGTGCCTCTGGCGCCGTGTACATGGCCGCCGTGGTGGAGTACCTGactgcggagctgctggagctgtcCGTgaaggctgctgcgcagAGCCCGAAGAAGCCGCACCGCCTGACCCCTCGCATCATGATGACGGCCGTGCGCCACGACGAGGACCTTAActcgctgctgaagc
Protein-coding regions in this window:
- a CDS encoding histone H2A, which gives rise to MATPRSAKKASRKSGSRSTKAGLIFPVGRVGSLLRRGQYARRIGASGAVYMAAVVEYLTAELLELSVKAAAQSPKKPHRLTPRIMMTAVRHDEDLNSLLKHVTLSRSGVVPSLHKAITKKKGGKKSKATPSA
- a CDS encoding putative histone H2A; protein product: MATPRSAKKASRKSSSRSTKAGLIFPVGRVGSLLRRGQYARRIGASGAVYMAAVVEYLTAELLELSVKAAAQSPKKPHRLTPRIMMTAVRHDEDLNSLLKHVTLTRSGVVPSLHKAITKKKGGKKSKATPSA